Below is a window of Aeromonas veronii DNA.
GCCATGGCAATCAAGGTGGATTTCTCGCGGCCCGAAGAGCTGCACGTCTTCAACAACGACACCTTGCTGGCGGATCTCCCCTCCTCCTGGGCCCGCTATACCCTGTCGCTGGAGCCGCTCAATCCGCCAGTACTGGTGACCCAGATCGAAATCGAAAAGGGGGAGTGGCTCTATCTGGCGGCCCTGCTGCCCGCCCCGTACATGACCCTCGATGACACCGTGATGCCGAGTAATCAGGTGCGTTTCATCGCCCTGATGACCGTGTTCCTCTGCTTCTTCACCTTTATGTTGGTGCGCTGGCAGACCCGCCCGCTGCGCCGTCTCGCCAAGGCGGCAGTCAGTCTGGGAAAAGATATCGACCAGCCTTCGCTCAAAGAGGAAGGCGCATCGGAAATCGTGGCCGCCACCCGCGCCTTCAACATCATGCAGCACCGTATTCGCCGCTATATCGACGATAGAGAGCGGCTGTTCAGCTCCATCTCCCACGACCTCAAGACCCCCATCACCCGGCTGCGGCTGCGGGTTGAACTGCTCGACGACGAGGTACAGATCGGCAAGTTCAACAAAGATCTCGACGAGCTGGAGCTGATGGTGAAAGGGGCGCTGCAGACGGTCAAAGAGACCGACATTCACGAGAATATCGAGGAGATCGACATCAACGCCCTGCTGGAGCAGATGGCGGAGTCGATGAACCTGCACGACGAGCGGCTGACTATCGAAGGCCACTGCAAATGGCCCTATCGCGGCAAGCTGCTGGCGCTCAAACGCTGCATCGGCAATCTTGTGGATAACGGCATCAAGTACGGCCAGCGCGTGCGCATCATCATCATGGATGACAAGGAGATGCTGATCCTGTTCATCATGGACGAGGGCCCCGGCCTGCCAGACGATCAGTTCGAGCGCATCTTCGAGCCCTACTACCGGCTCAGCACCGATCAGGCGGGAACCGGCCTTGGCCTTGGCATCGCCCGCAATATTGCCCACGCTCACGGCGGCGATCTGGTACTGGAAAACCGTCCGCAAGGTGGCCTGCAAGCCACGCTCTCCCTACCAAGGCAGTAACCTTATGAAGTGGTTGTCTTTTTCTGTCATCGCCCTGCTATCACTACCGGCGTGCGCCTCCCAGGTGGAGGTGTTGCACTGGTGGACCTCGGGCGGCGAGGCCCGGGCAGTGGAGGTGCTTAAAGCGGAGTGGATCGCCCAGGGCAACCAGTGGAACGACTTTGCGGTGCAGGGCGGCGGCGGCAAGAGCGCCATGACGGTATTGAAGAGCCGGGCGCTGGCCGCCAACCCGCCCGAAGCGGCCCATCTCAAGGGCTATGAGCTCAAGGAGTGGGCCGGACTCGGCTTTCTGCGCGATCTCAGCCCAATGGCCGATCACCTCGGCTGGTACACCAAGATGCCCCCCATGGTGCGGGCCACCCTCAGCCAGAATGGCGCCCTGATGGCGGTGCCGACCGGCATCCACCGGGTCAACTGGCTGTGGCTCAACCGCAAGGTGTTCGAACAGCAGAAGCTGGCCCCGCCCGACGACTGGGCCCAGTTTGTCACCATCGCCGATAAGCTTAAAAAACAGGGCATCACCCCCCTCGCCATCGGCAACGAGCCCTGGCAGCTGGCGGTACTGTTTGAAACAGTGGCGCTCGGTGAGGGCGGCAAGACGTTCTACCGCAAAGCCTTTATGGAGCAGGACAGCGCCACCCTGACCGGTCCCGACATGGTGCGGGTACTGACCCGCTTCCAGCAGTTGCGCGCCTATGTACCGGAAAAATACGCCGGTCTGAAATGGCATCAGGCCACCAATCTGCTGGAGAGCGGTGGCGCCGCCATGCAGGTAATGGGGGACTGGGTCAAGGGGGAGCTGAGTGCAGGCAACTACAGGCCGGGTGAGGATATCGCCTGCCTGCCGAGCCCGGGCAGTGCCGGGCTGTTCAGCTACAACCTCGACTCCATCGCCATGTTCAAACAGCGGGATCCGGCCCAGCTACAGGCCCAGGGCGATCTGGCCCAACTGCTGATGACGCCGACATTCCAGGAGGAGTTCAATCGGGTGAAGGGGTCGATCCCGGCGCTGACCCGGCCCGATATGAGCAAGTTCGACCGCTGCGCCGTGCGCTCCTATCAGGATTTCCTGCTGGCGGAAAAGCAGAACAACCTGCTGCCCAGCATGGCGGAAGGGATGGCGACGCCGACCAATATGCGGCAGGCGATCCTCGATGTGCTGAGCAACTTCTTTAACGACCCCAGAGCCAACCCGGAGCAGACGGCATTGCATCTGGAGCGGGCGATGCGTTCGACCCGCTGATCCGGGAAAATGGCCAAACAGCTGAAATGACAAAGGCGGAATTGTTCCGCCTTTGTTGTTGAATCGTCACCTGATTCAGGATTGATCGTTTTCGTCCTCATCCTCGTCATAGTAATCGCTAAGCTCGATCCAGAGTCCCAACCCGACCATCACCATGGAGCCGAACCAGGTACCGGTATTCCCGATCGGGCTGCCCATCACTATCATGGCGAAAGACAAGAACCCCATGCCTGCATAGGCCTGTAATCTGCCGTAGGAGACCTGCATATTCACCTCCTTGTTGAATATGGTTCAATTTTTATATTACTCGTCCGGCGCGAGCTGGATAGGGCCGAATAACATTTTGGTTACATATGCTGGTTGATGGGTCGTTTGTTTGATTATTTTTTAGCCCTGAGTATCATTGGTAGCCGAATAGGTTGATGATTGATAACAGATGAGTGATTTATTCTGCAGCGCAACTCACGAGTTGGTTGCAATCGGGCTTCGTTGCCCGGAAAACGTGACGATAGCTCGCAAGAAAGTGCGGCTGAAGGTTGATTATTAATGAGTAATTTATTCTGCGATGCGACCCACGAGTTGGACGCAATCGGGCTTCGTTGCCCGGAACCCGTGACGATAGCTCGCAAGAAAGTGCGGCTGAAGGTTGATTATTAATGAGTAATTTATTCTGCGATGCGACCCATGAGTTGGACGCAATCGGGCTTCGTTGCCCGGAACCCGTAATGATGGTGCGCAAAAAAGTGCGACTGATGGCGGATGGCGAGACCCTGCTGGTCAGCGCCGACGATCCTTCAACCACCCGCGACATCCCCAGTTTCTGCCGCTTTATGGATCACACCCTGGTCGCCAGCGAGACAGAGCAGGCCCCTTACCGCTATCTGATCCGCAAGGGTCAATAAGCCCCGTACCGGAGCACGCCATGACAACCATTACCCGAATCGGCACCACCCAGCGTTGGTCAGACGTGGTCATCCACAATGGCACCCTCTACGTGGTGGAAGTGCCCGTCAGCGAAGAGGCTGACATCCACCAGCAAACCCGCGAAGTGCTGGCGAACCTGCAGCGTCTGCTGGAAGCCAACGGCTCCGGCATCGACAAGATCCTGATGGCCAACATCTATCTCAAAGACATTCAGGACATCGCGGCCTTCAACGAGCAGTGGGATGCCTGGCTCCCGGCTGGCACCGCACCGGTTCGCGCCTGCGTACAGGCCCGTCTGGCCCACGAAGGCTACAAGGTCGAAGTGCAGCTCACTGCCGCTGTCTAAGCAAAACGGGATGCCTGGCTCCCCTGATGCCGACACCGCACCGGTTCGCGCCTGCGTACAGGCCCGTCTGGCCCACGAAGGCTACAAGGTCGAAGTGCAGCTCACTGCCGCTGTCTAAGCAAAACGGGATGCCTGGCTCCCCTGATGCCGACACCGCACCAGTCCGCGCCTGCGTACAGGCCTGTCTGGCCCACGAAGGCTACAAGGTCGAAGTGCAGCTCACTGCCGCTGTCTAAGCAAAACGGGATGCCTGGCTCCCCTAATGCCGACACCGCACCAGTTCGCGCCTGCGTACAGGCCCGTCTGGCCCACGAAGGCTACAAGGTCGAAGTGCAGCTCACTGCCGCTGTCTAAGCAAAACGGGATGCCTGGCTCCCCTGATGCCGACACCGCACCGGTTCGCGCCTGTGTTCAGGCCCGCCTGGCCCACGAAGGCTACAAGGTCGAAGTACAGCTCACTGCCGCGGTCTAAGAGGCGGTTATCCCCCTCATCCCCGCCCCTTCTCCCACGAGGGGAGAAGGGAGCAAACAACAAGGCACCATTGCTCGCCACGGCGCCAATAGAAAGGCCCCGCCATCACTGGCGGGGCCTTTTCGTTACCGAAACCTGAACGAGTTAGGCGGTCGGGGTCAGGGTAATGGTCACGCGGCGGTTCTGGGCTTTGCCAGCGGCGGTGCTGTTGGTGGCAACCGGCTGATCCGGGCCCACGCCGGTGGTGGAGATGCGGCTGCCAGCTACACCGTGGCCAATCAGCTGGGCGGCAACGGCATCGGCGCGCTCGCGGGAGAGCTTCATGTTCAGATCGCGGGAACCGGTGCTGTCGGTGTGACCGACCACATTCAGGCGGGTCTTGTCGAACTCGGCAACCACCATGGCGACGCCGGAGAGGGTGTTGGCACCGGCCGCTTTCAGCTGGGAGCTGGAGCTGTCGAAGGTGACGTTGTTCGGCATGTTGAGGATCAGCTCATTGCCATTGCGGGTCACGTTGACGCCAGTGCCCTGCAGCTTCTCGCGCAGCTTGGCTTCCTGCACGTCCATGTAGTAGCCGATACCGCCGCCCAGTGCCGCGCCGGCAGCCACACCAGTCAGAATACCCTTCTTGCGATCACCCTTGCTGGAGGAGAGCGCACCCACGGCTGCACCGGCAGCGGCGCCGGCCAGCGCGCCCCAGGCACCTTTGGAGGTCTGGGATTCGCGGGTGTAGGGGTTGATGGTACAGCCGCTCAGGGCAACGGTCAGTGCCAGAGCAGGCACCAGGATCTTGGCTCGCATGAAAAAACCTCTGTGAAAACAATCCGGCACCATGCCGGGGGGCCGGATTGTAACGCGCTGGAACGCCATTGTCTGACGTAGGCCTGAACCGTTGGCGAGAGTGGCGGTTATTTGCGCAAAAACCGCCGAAAGGAGAAAGCCGGTGGAGACAAACGCAGCCAATGAAGGCCAGATTAGCGCGGTGACTGACACTCGCTGTGGCAAGGACAGCTGACCAGATGATCGTTCACCATCCCCACCGCCTGCATAAAGGCGTAACAGATGGTGCTGCCAACGAAGTTGAAGCCGAGCTTCTTGAGCGCTTTCGACATGGCGTCCGACTCCGGCGACGTTGCCGGAATATCGCCGTTGCCCTGTCGCTGGTTGACGATGGGGGCGCCGCCGACAAAGGCCCACAGGTAGTCGGCGAAGTCGATCCCCTGCTCCTGCAACGCCAGATAGGCGCGGGCATTTCTGATGATCGACTGCACCTTGAGCCGGTTGCGGATAATACCGCTATCCTGCATCAATCTCTCCACATCCTGCTCGTCGAACTGCACGATGCGCACCGGATCGAAGTCGGCATAAGCGCGATAGTAGCTCTCGGTACGCTTCAAGATGGTGATCCACGACAGCCCCGCCTGCTGGCCGTCGAGGCAGAGCTTGGCAAACAGCTCGCGGGCGTCATAGACCGGCCTGCCCCACTGTTTGTCATGGTATTCAATGTATTCCGGGTCCCTGGTCACCCAGGCGCAGCGCAGTTCCATTTCCTCTCCCTTATGATTTCAGCGGCTTCCCCGACCCAGCCCACTCTGCTGGCGGCATCGCTCACATCCTGTACCGGACATCCCGCCCGACCAGCCAGGGCGCAGTGCCATCCCGTGAATCCGCTGCAATTTCGCCTATTATCCGACCATGCCAGACGGTATACTCCCTCGGTTCACATTCAGCAAATCTTGCTCTGATTTTCACTTCGCGCGAAAAAAATTATGCAAAAATTCGATGTCAAAACCTTTCAGGGCCTGATCCTGCAGCTGCAGGACTATTGGTCCCG
It encodes the following:
- the tusA gene encoding sulfurtransferase TusA — encoded protein: MSNLFCDATHELDAIGLRCPEPVMMVRKKVRLMADGETLLVSADDPSTTRDIPSFCRFMDHTLVASETEQAPYRYLIRKGQ
- a CDS encoding RidA family protein, with translation MTTITRIGTTQRWSDVVIHNGTLYVVEVPVSEEADIHQQTREVLANLQRLLEANGSGIDKILMANIYLKDIQDIAAFNEQWDAWLPAGTAPVRACVQARLAHEGYKVEVQLTAAV
- a CDS encoding OmpA family lipoprotein; amino-acid sequence: MRAKILVPALALTVALSGCTINPYTRESQTSKGAWGALAGAAAGAAVGALSSSKGDRKKGILTGVAAGAALGGGIGYYMDVQEAKLREKLQGTGVNVTRNGNELILNMPNNVTFDSSSSQLKAAGANTLSGVAMVVAEFDKTRLNVVGHTDSTGSRDLNMKLSRERADAVAAQLIGHGVAGSRISTTGVGPDQPVATNSTAAGKAQNRRVTITLTPTA
- a CDS encoding ABC transporter substrate-binding protein; amino-acid sequence: MKWLSFSVIALLSLPACASQVEVLHWWTSGGEARAVEVLKAEWIAQGNQWNDFAVQGGGGKSAMTVLKSRALAANPPEAAHLKGYELKEWAGLGFLRDLSPMADHLGWYTKMPPMVRATLSQNGALMAVPTGIHRVNWLWLNRKVFEQQKLAPPDDWAQFVTIADKLKKQGITPLAIGNEPWQLAVLFETVALGEGGKTFYRKAFMEQDSATLTGPDMVRVLTRFQQLRAYVPEKYAGLKWHQATNLLESGGAAMQVMGDWVKGELSAGNYRPGEDIACLPSPGSAGLFSYNLDSIAMFKQRDPAQLQAQGDLAQLLMTPTFQEEFNRVKGSIPALTRPDMSKFDRCAVRSYQDFLLAEKQNNLLPSMAEGMATPTNMRQAILDVLSNFFNDPRANPEQTALHLERAMRSTR
- a CDS encoding ATP-binding protein, encoding MSNKWSWGALVPRSLLSRMILLLLLAILLSQTILTGIWMQQIQKRELEGMISTTRNLALSAASTVNFFKSLPLQYRHIALDQLRNMGGSRFFVSLNEEEIHISAIPDSERKTLVLKEVQGVLTRKLSDAMAIKVDFSRPEELHVFNNDTLLADLPSSWARYTLSLEPLNPPVLVTQIEIEKGEWLYLAALLPAPYMTLDDTVMPSNQVRFIALMTVFLCFFTFMLVRWQTRPLRRLAKAAVSLGKDIDQPSLKEEGASEIVAATRAFNIMQHRIRRYIDDRERLFSSISHDLKTPITRLRLRVELLDDEVQIGKFNKDLDELELMVKGALQTVKETDIHENIEEIDINALLEQMAESMNLHDERLTIEGHCKWPYRGKLLALKRCIGNLVDNGIKYGQRVRIIIMDDKEMLILFIMDEGPGLPDDQFERIFEPYYRLSTDQAGTGLGLGIARNIAHAHGGDLVLENRPQGGLQATLSLPRQ
- a CDS encoding DNA-3-methyladenine glycosylase I, whose protein sequence is MELRCAWVTRDPEYIEYHDKQWGRPVYDARELFAKLCLDGQQAGLSWITILKRTESYYRAYADFDPVRIVQFDEQDVERLMQDSGIIRNRLKVQSIIRNARAYLALQEQGIDFADYLWAFVGGAPIVNQRQGNGDIPATSPESDAMSKALKKLGFNFVGSTICYAFMQAVGMVNDHLVSCPCHSECQSPR